The sequence atacaaaagcatcaagatcatatccttagcccttagcacactttgagagtgttgtgtataggattagctcttagtgagtgagattgcaaggccttgtgcctttgtgctgtggttctctagtgaaccaaaacaagagcttggtgcgccggcaccttggagcgtgaagctcaccggcaacgtcatcgaccctccgacttggtgtggagcggcgacgatactttgtgcgggggatgtggagacccccatcctttgtggagaagctccttagtggaacccggggccaaggtgaccgtgattgtgttcacggaagagatttggtggccgagtagcaatactcttagtgagtgctacaacaacatggatgtaggtgtgcctttgtggctaaccgaaccacgggataaactcccgcgtcaagagtttgctatctcctatcccgctctttaagcttccgcatttcatactagcaatttgtttgcatttactttcatagagtagtttcttgataggaaagactataggttgctaaactcttttgggataggagttttacactagaacaacctagttgcacatctagatagcttgttttaaacttaagttttgtgcaaactagttggagccttaggtcaaagtttttattagtgcctaattcaccccctccccctcttaggctagagcacccgatcactttcaagcACATTCAAGTGTGTTGgtgcgattctgtgtcaacacagaTTTCATTAACCAAGGTACAAAGATCCAAGCCATGATTACAACCAACAAGGGTGGAAGCAAACCGGCAAGGATTCGAACACTAATGGAAATATACAAATGTTTATTCTCGTTCACACCGATTCAAGAGCAACCTAGTCAAATCTGCCATCTACAGGGCAGTTAACAGTTCActcctcgtcctcgtcatcAACACCAGTTGGCGCCTTCAAGGTTCCTGCAGCGGCCGCTGCATCTGCCGCACGCCACACTGCGCACACATCGGCGTGCGGGCCCAGCTCAGTGATGTCACGCACCTGTGGCGGGCCCAGTTGCAGGTCCAGACctggcgacgccggcgccggcgactgcacctccacctccaccgcggGGGCCGTCGGGTGCTCCAGCGCTACCATCAAGGTGTGCCGGGCGCGTGGCCTGGTGCCCTCAATCTCACGGTAGCGGCGGAGGTACAAGGCCAGGAGCCTGACATTGTCATCGAACCCGAGGTTGCTCAAGGCGAGGATGAGGTCGTCGCCAGTCACGGTGGTGCGCCTGTCCTGCCTGcactcctccacggcagctcggATTAAGACGGCGCTGAACTCGGCCAGACAGTTGTCCACGGCCTCCTTCGCGTCGCCGGCGATCTTGGAATTCGGTGGCGAGCCATGGCGCATGATGCGTGCCACGGTGGCTCTTGGAATCCTAAGGGCGTCCGCAGTGGAAATAGCTAGTATTAGCTACGTAGTTTGTTGATATGGAGGTGAGAGGTGAAAGAGAAGACTATTTTATACTATTAAACCCACACGGTCCTCTCATATGTTCTTGGGCCACATGAAATAGACTAGCTATTTGCTCGTCGCTAGTAACTACTCTCTCCTACTTTTTCATTGCCACGTcagatctagctagctaaataacTAGCCATTGCGGACGCTCTAAGCTCCTCAAATGGTTGATCGGTGCCTGGATGTATTAAAAAATTGGGTATGCACCAAGAATGAAGTAATTCAACTGATACCAAAAACAAAATTCCGACGCATCTTGCATTGTTCAGTATAAGAACATGTACCATAAACATGAAGATGCTAAGATAATTTAATTACACATCTCTTTACTTAAGATTTATGTCTAGCCAAGCATCCTTGGGCAGATGTGTTTTCCATCCTATCTAGGAATTGacaaacactactacaaaacaggcctttgttcctggccatttgtcccggcagcctttgggcccgggaaaataggtggcttttgtcccgggtccaacggctagccgggccagcgggggggggggggacgggggcctttttgtcccggttggagacaccaaccgggacaaaatgggagccttttgtcccggttggaaccaccaaccgggacttacaaaagtccccccttttgtcccggttggtgcctccaaccgggacaaaaggccttgcgccccttatccccttccctctcctcccgcccgagccattcagctcacttgttttcttactgttcttggctcgggatagaggagttcttgctcatttcttcaccacatttgtgaagatctttgattccccgtccatccatctgctctaaaggtttggggcttgtttttctcttcttccttggcttgtatagctcatttcatactttagaaatagagaaaatgtgtagctagctcatttcttggacatttagctagctagattgcatatgtaggtgtaattttcttttagatttagatgagtatatggatagtagaaatttttagaatgagtgtagatacttcatgtgatgtacttgtatatatgaccatattgtggatagttgatttttttattcatgaatgaattaatgaaatgagtatattatagaattttttgtattatgaatggattattttgacactctagtgatgtatttaatcaggctcacattgaaaccatctagaagctaaaaaaatcttttttttcgaaacaagtatacgtcgttaatctccatccaacggtgatggcactacctttcagggatacacgatgcgctataaggacgtcgtaaatcggttggtcgcatcaccagcacttccgattgataagaagacagcatttgacgcagtcagcatgcccgttgttgtactgagagcatatcaacgagcatgctgcctgtgccaagtgctgtgcctattaatcgtaaatgttggtgctgcgactagccgattggtgacatccttgtaccgcaccgtgtccccccgaaaggcagtgtcatcaccgcagggttgaggttactgacatatacattttcagaaataaaggtttatttttcttctagagggtttctggatattgaaaagagtgtactcctggaactgaagggtgtcaaagtaattagaagttatagagatttctttcaattaattagagatttcttgaggattaatgatacatttcgtcttttttatataatttcattgttatttgcaagagttattaatctgatcattgtaattgtaatagtaaataatttttgctttgtaatgataagaatttataattttgtggaaaataaaggtattttcagtaaaatatggcttcagcagctggagggagtggcgccggtgggggtgatcgttgtccttctggagagaatggcacaactcgagtaggtcgtcggtccaaaaaacctagtgcttttcatagggcagcgctccgttatttggaaaaagaatatagagaatgcatggcaaggggcgaggaacctccgtttgatcttgaggatttattgcggcgttacggttcgtcaccaccaaactcggaggtttcagctccgccatcttcttctgcgccagtaagaa comes from Panicum virgatum strain AP13 chromosome 4K, P.virgatum_v5, whole genome shotgun sequence and encodes:
- the LOC120701994 gene encoding nuclear transcription factor Y subunit B-4-like, producing MRHGSPPNSKIAGDAKEAVDNCLAEFSAVLIRAAVEECRQDRRTTVTGDDLILALSNLGFDDNVRLLALYLRRYREIEGTRPRARHTLMVALEHPTAPAVEVEVQSPAPASPGLDLQLGPPQVRDITELGPHADVCAVWRAADAAAAAGTLKAPTGVDDEDEE